Proteins encoded in a region of the Candidatus Methylomirabilis sp. genome:
- a CDS encoding HAD-IIA family hydrolase, giving the protein AIPGAAEAVAALRAAGKALRFLTNDPRFSADELAAKLRGLGVAADPAEILTSGRVLARHLKEAGFSGRTAYVVGTEALKQELAAAGLRLLDGDAARRAEVVVVGGHDSLGYQEVRLAAQAVRNGAAFYATGRDATFPMPDGPWPATGAMLAAVEVAAGKQAVVAGKPESLMFEVACSDFSDRRRVAVVGDTLESDIAGGKKAGCVTILVLSGSTRPDDLAASPITPDHVIPSLAALIDPGPGPGLEPRALLR; this is encoded by the coding sequence GCCATCCCGGGCGCCGCCGAGGCGGTGGCGGCCCTGCGCGCGGCCGGGAAGGCCCTCCGGTTCCTCACCAACGACCCCCGCTTCTCGGCCGACGAGCTGGCGGCGAAGCTCCGGGGCCTCGGCGTTGCGGCCGACCCCGCCGAGATCCTCACCTCGGGACGGGTCCTCGCGCGGCACCTGAAGGAGGCGGGTTTCAGCGGCCGGACAGCCTACGTGGTAGGGACAGAGGCATTAAAGCAAGAGCTGGCTGCAGCCGGTCTCCGCCTGCTTGACGGCGACGCGGCTCGCCGGGCCGAGGTCGTAGTGGTCGGGGGGCACGACAGCCTGGGATACCAGGAGGTCCGGCTCGCGGCCCAGGCTGTCAGGAACGGGGCCGCCTTCTACGCCACGGGGCGGGACGCGACCTTTCCGATGCCGGACGGCCCCTGGCCGGCGACCGGCGCGATGTTGGCGGCAGTGGAGGTGGCGGCCGGGAAGCAGGCCGTGGTGGCGGGGAAGCCCGAGTCACTGATGTTCGAGGTGGCTTGCAGCGATTTCTCTGATCGTCGGCGGGTTGCCGTTGTCGGCGACACCCTCGAGAGCGATATCGCAGGGGGCAAGAAGGCCGGCTGCGTGACGATCCTGGTTCTGAGCGGCTCGACCCGGCCCGATGACCTGGCTGCTTCGCCTATCACCCCCGATCACGTGATCCCCTCGCTGGCCGCCCTCATCGACCCCGGCCCAGGGCCGGGTCTAGAGCCCCGCGCCCTTCTCCGATGA
- a CDS encoding lysophospholipid acyltransferase family protein, protein MARLTATDFRPAKPSRPLIAAAALLNRITLPRRVTLDIPPADLALLRSLPAGCLIAPNHAHYADPDVTFELARRAGRRFIYMATREIFDGWWGWKGWIVQRLGVFSVNRGGANVEAQRFAQSVLVAGTSDLLMFPEGEIYLLNDRVMPLKPGVARLALEAADELGRQGRPRPILIVPVAVKYQFAEDITPVLEAAAARLEAAVLGQPRPGPLSGRLVALGTELLARAERQHGLTPAPGEGLFERVRRLREKLLEELERKHFGRVRQGLDFDRARKLMIRIRGRLREPVGTDGYYGPPAAPPGDPLSADLEAAYLCARSVAFQDDYLAQNPSPERMAETLTKLEREVLGKEIHGSLGKRRAVIRIAPPLDVTKLVAGQGAGASREETIEAIVIRLHQALQGALDATARASSEKGAGL, encoded by the coding sequence ATGGCCAGGCTGACCGCGACGGACTTCAGGCCTGCGAAACCCTCGCGACCCCTCATCGCCGCCGCCGCCCTCCTGAACCGCATCACCTTGCCGCGCCGCGTCACGCTCGACATCCCTCCGGCTGACCTCGCCCTCTTGCGGTCCCTGCCGGCCGGCTGCCTTATCGCGCCCAACCACGCCCACTACGCCGACCCCGACGTGACCTTCGAGCTGGCCCGGCGAGCGGGGCGCCGGTTCATCTACATGGCGACCCGGGAGATCTTCGACGGCTGGTGGGGGTGGAAGGGGTGGATCGTCCAGCGCCTCGGGGTCTTCTCGGTGAACCGGGGCGGGGCCAACGTGGAGGCCCAGCGGTTCGCCCAGAGCGTCCTCGTGGCCGGCACGTCCGACCTCCTGATGTTCCCCGAGGGGGAGATCTATCTGCTCAACGACAGGGTCATGCCGCTGAAGCCGGGCGTGGCCCGGCTGGCGCTTGAGGCGGCCGACGAGCTCGGCCGCCAGGGCCGGCCCCGCCCGATCCTCATCGTACCCGTCGCCGTGAAGTACCAGTTCGCCGAAGACATCACTCCCGTCCTCGAGGCAGCCGCCGCCCGCCTCGAGGCGGCCGTCCTGGGCCAGCCGCGGCCGGGTCCCCTCTCCGGTCGGCTCGTGGCCCTGGGGACGGAGTTGCTGGCGCGGGCGGAGCGGCAGCACGGGCTCACGCCTGCTCCCGGCGAGGGGCTCTTCGAGCGGGTCCGGCGGCTGCGGGAGAAGCTCCTGGAGGAGCTGGAGCGCAAGCACTTCGGGCGGGTGCGGCAGGGCCTCGATTTCGACCGGGCCCGCAAACTCATGATCCGGATCCGGGGACGGCTGCGGGAGCCCGTCGGGACCGACGGATACTACGGCCCGCCCGCGGCCCCGCCCGGTGATCCCCTCTCGGCGGACCTGGAGGCGGCGTACCTGTGCGCCCGGTCGGTCGCGTTCCAGGACGACTACCTCGCCCAGAACCCGAGCCCGGAGCGGATGGCCGAGACCCTGACCAAGCTGGAGCGGGAGGTCCTGGGGAAGGAGATCCACGGCTCCCTCGGGAAGCGCCGGGCGGTGATCCGGATCGCGCCCCCGCTCGATGTGACCAAGCTCGTCGCGGGCCAGGGCGCGGGGGCCTCTCGCGAGGAAACCATCGAAGCCATCGTCATCCGCCTGCACCAGGCCCTCCAGGGGGCCCTGGACGCCACCGCCCGCGCCTCATCGGAGAAGGGCGCGGGGCTCTAG
- a CDS encoding DEAD/DEAH box helicase: MEFASLSLPEPVMRGIEAAGFTTCTPIQEKTLPIALEGKDVAGQAQTGTGKTAAYLIVLFTRLLERPRKEPRRGSPRALIIAPTRELAVQIERDAELLGQFCGFKMVVVYGGVDYAKQREAVQGDLDILVGTPGRLIDYFRQGAYDLKSVEVLVIDEADRMFDMGFIKDLRYMLRRLPPYDRRQSFLFSATLPHKVLELGYEHMNNPVRVAVSPEQVTPDKITQVLYHVARKEKFSLLLGLLMREKGERILMFVNTKREAERLTERLNRHGYPTEELTGDIEQKKRLRVLEAFKRGEIPILVATDVASRGLHIEGVTHVVNYDIPQDSEDYVHRVGRTARAGAAGKAISLADEEYVLGLEAIEKLLGFKIPVEWPDESLLVKELPRDPTWRPRERPREAGRGRERGRDRGRDRHPSRPQERARGPAGPLPTRKPVEVAAPAALPASAGVPAATASPSGGEAQRKRRRRRKRRGRGGRGSEGQGLATPQTPEAPREPDGTHHVFVV, translated from the coding sequence ATGGAGTTTGCCAGCCTGAGCCTCCCCGAACCGGTGATGCGCGGCATCGAAGCCGCCGGCTTTACCACCTGCACCCCCATCCAGGAGAAGACTCTCCCCATCGCCCTCGAAGGCAAGGACGTGGCCGGGCAGGCACAGACCGGCACCGGCAAGACCGCCGCCTACCTGATCGTCCTCTTCACCCGCCTCCTGGAAAGGCCCCGCAAAGAGCCCCGCCGGGGCTCCCCCCGCGCCCTCATCATCGCCCCCACCCGCGAACTCGCCGTCCAGATCGAGCGGGACGCCGAGCTGCTGGGGCAGTTCTGCGGCTTCAAGATGGTGGTCGTGTACGGGGGCGTGGACTACGCGAAGCAGCGCGAGGCGGTCCAGGGCGACCTGGATATCCTGGTCGGCACGCCCGGCCGCCTGATTGACTACTTCCGGCAGGGGGCCTACGACCTGAAGTCCGTGGAGGTCCTGGTCATAGACGAGGCGGACCGGATGTTCGACATGGGCTTCATCAAGGACCTCCGGTACATGCTCCGCCGCCTCCCGCCCTACGACCGGCGCCAGTCCTTCCTCTTCTCCGCCACCCTCCCCCACAAGGTGCTGGAGCTGGGTTACGAGCACATGAACAACCCGGTCCGGGTGGCCGTCTCGCCCGAGCAGGTCACCCCGGACAAGATCACGCAGGTCCTCTACCACGTGGCACGGAAGGAGAAGTTCTCCCTCCTCCTCGGCCTCCTCATGCGGGAGAAGGGGGAGCGGATCCTGATGTTCGTCAACACCAAGCGGGAGGCGGAGCGCCTGACCGAGCGCCTGAACCGCCACGGCTACCCGACCGAGGAGCTCACGGGGGACATCGAGCAGAAGAAGCGGCTGCGCGTCCTGGAGGCGTTCAAGCGGGGGGAGATCCCCATTCTTGTCGCGACCGACGTGGCCTCCCGGGGGCTGCACATCGAGGGGGTCACCCACGTGGTCAACTACGACATCCCCCAGGACTCCGAGGACTACGTCCACCGGGTCGGACGGACCGCCCGCGCCGGCGCCGCGGGGAAAGCCATCAGCCTGGCGGACGAGGAGTACGTGCTAGGCCTCGAGGCCATCGAGAAGCTGCTCGGGTTCAAGATTCCGGTGGAGTGGCCGGACGAGTCCCTCTTGGTGAAGGAGCTGCCGCGGGATCCGACCTGGCGCCCCCGGGAGCGCCCGCGGGAGGCCGGGCGGGGGCGCGAGCGGGGCCGGGACCGCGGCCGCGACCGGCATCCGAGCCGGCCGCAGGAGCGGGCCCGCGGGCCGGCCGGGCCGCTGCCGACACGGAAGCCGGTGGAGGTGGCCGCGCCCGCCGCGCTTCCCGCATCGGCTGGCGTCCCGGCCGCCACCGCCTCCCCGAGCGGCGGGGAGGCGCAGCGCAAGCGCCGCCGTCGCCGAAAGCGCCGCGGGCGCGGCGGCCGCGGGTCCGAGGGCCAAGGCCTGGCGACCCCGCAGACGCCCGAGGCGCCACGCGAGCCCGACGGCACCCACCACGTCTTCGTCGTATAG